The Allocoprobacillus halotolerans nucleotide sequence GCAATTGATCTATCATCAGTTCTTTTACTAGCGATAAGAATTGCAAGTAATAAACCAATAGTACATCCAAATCCACCCATAGTTACATACATTGTCCAAAATGGTTTTGTAACAATTTCAGTAGGTGCTTGATTTGCTAAAACTAAATCTGCATTTGTTTGTAAAGCAGTAATAACAATTGGATTGATAACTCCATTTACAATTGATGCACCATGTAAACCACATACCCAGAAAATAGCACCAATCATTGCACATAAAACTATACCTATAGGATTTTGAAATGCTGCTGTTACTGGCATAGCCAATAATTTATAAATTGCTTCAGATAAATACATACCTGTTAATTGATTAAATGTAAATGAAACAATTGATACACCAAATAAGATAATAATAGTTGGAATCAATGCACTAAATGATTTAGAAACATTTGGCGGTACTGAATCAGGCATTTTAATTTTTAATTTATCAAATTTAGATAATTTACAATATAATTCAATACATATCATGCCAATAATCATAGCAACAAATAATCCTTTAGAATTAGTTACATCAACACCTATTCCACTCATCACAACACTTTCTTTTCCAATCATTCCTGTAATAGTTGTTGGAGCAGCACAAACAAATGCACAAACTGAAACCAATCCTTCAAAGTTTCCTTCTAAACCATTATGTTTTGCTAAATTACACCCAATATAATATGCAATCAAAATAGATAAAATATTCATTGTCGCATAATTAACTGTATCAAATAATGGAGCATATTGTGCTAACCATTCAAACCCGCTAAATTGAGCTATTCCATTTGTTGGCGAACAAACAACGCTACTAAATAATGTTCCAATTGATCCTACAATAATCAATGGAATAACTGACAAGAAAGAATCCTTGATAGTAATCAAATATTTATTACCATTTAATTTTGCAGCAAGAATTCCCATTTTCTCTGAAATTTTATCAAACATATTTTTCACCCTCCGTTTCTAATTTTTCACCATTTGATTGAATAACTTGCTTATACCAATCAAATGATTTTTTCTTTTTCTTTCCAAAGTTCCATTTCCTTTATCATCCATATCAACATAAATAAAACCATATCTTTTTTCATCTCACCAGTACCTGATGAAACAATATCAATACATCCCCAAGTTGTATAACCAATTAAGTCGACACCATCTTTTACAATCGCTTTTTTCATTTCTTTTATATGCTCTCTTAAATAATCGATACGATAGTCATCTTGAATTGAGCCATCTTCTTCAATATGATCTTCTGCACCTAAACCATTTTCAACAACCCATAATGGTTTTTGATAACGATCATATAATTCATTTAATACATATCTTAATCCAATTGGATCTATTGGCCATCCCCAATCCGAATGAGGTAAATAAGGGTTTTGTTCGCCCATTTGACCACCTGTATCTGTTTTATGGGGCATGCCATCTCTATAAACTGTAGTTCGATAGTAAGAAAAAGATAAAAAATCGGATGTATAACTTGCAATAATATCATCATCACCATCTTCTTTTTGAACAACAGCATTTAATTGTTCAAACATTGATTCAGTATAAGAAGGATAATATCCTCTCATCATTACATCGCTAAAAAACAAAGCTCGTCTCCTAAATTCTAAAGCTCCCATGACATCTTCAGGCTTACATGTAGCTGGATAAAGACCACTTAATGCCAACATACATCCAATTTGTGCATCTGGTATAATTTGATGTCCTAATTTTGTAGCTAGTGCATTAGCTATAAAAAGATGATGCATCGCTTGATATCTTGTTGTTGCATCAATTTGTTTGCAACCTAGTCTTGCATACCCTCGTAAAACATTTATTTCATTAATTGGTATCCAATACTTTACCAAATCTTTATATCTTTCGAAAATCACTTTACAATATCTTAAATAACAATTAATAGTTTCTCGCCCAGCCCAGCCATTGTAATGATCAGCTAAATAGGCAGGATTTTCAAAATGGAAAATAGTAACTAAAGGTTCTATATCATATTTTTTCAATTCTTTAAAAACGCTGTCATAAAATTTTAATCCTTCTTCATTTACTTCTTCACCCTGAATGCCACCTTTTGGAAAAATTCTTGTCCAAGAAATAGACATTCTGAAACATTTAAATCCCATTTCAGCCATCAATGCAATGTCTTCTTTATAATGATGATAAAAATCTGTTGCTTTGTGACTAGGATAATAAATATCTTTCATAATATAACCAACTGCGTCACTCGGCATTTCATTTTCACGATCCAATAACTCTGTTGTACCATTTAAATGTTTACAAGAAATTTTTCTTGGATTGCGATGACTCCCTTCAGTTACAAAATCATTTGTTGATAAACCTCTACCTCCTTTATCATACCCTCCTTCATACTGTGTAGCAGCTGTTGCTCCACCCCATAAAAAATCTTTTGGAAAACCTTTTCGCACATTCTTCACCTCTCTTTTTTCTTTTGTGAATGATCTTATGATTTCAATCTACGAGTTTAGTTTAACTAATAAAATAAATTAAATCTCGTAATTTCTATATATTTGAACAAAGTTCGAAATTATCGAACTTTAGAAATAAAAAAAGATTTAAACTCTTATACAAGCTTAAACCATTATTATTTATTTAATCACCTGATTTTGAATAGTGAATATGTAAAATTTTCCATTCGTTATTTTCTTTTATTATCATCTGTGTTTCTATCCCTTTAATACCATATTCTTCCAAAGTTTCACTTTTAATACATTCCGTATGGTATTGAAAGACAATAATAGCTAATTCATTATTTACAATATTTATTTTAATATCCTCTAAAATTAAATCAATTTTATTATAAATTCTATGAATAGTATCTTGTAGGAAATCTTTAAAAATAGATTCAATCCCTTCAAAATATTTATCTATAGATATAAGTGAGCAATGTTGAATTTGTGACCATACAGAATAAAAGTTTTCTTTATTACCTGTGCTAATACTATCTTTGTATCTTTGAATTAATTCCTCAATTTGTTCAATATCATTCATTTTTGGTCTCTCCTTTTTTTATTTTATAGTACAATTATAAAGTTTTACATTTTGTCTTTAAATCAAGTATATCAATATTATTAAAATAATCAACTCCATAGTATCGATAGCCTAATATAGATATTTTTATTCTTTATATAAAATTCCTATAAGAAATAGATATAAAACTTCATCTTATAGGAATTAATTGTAATTTTCTATTTATATAACGCTTCAAAAACTTTAAGAAGTTTTTCATCTCTTTGTTGTACAACTTCTAAATCTTTTCCATCTTGATAATCATAAAAACCTTTTTTAGCTTTTACACCGTATTCTTCTTTATCAAAATGTTCTTTTAAGCTTCTTGGTATTTCATGACTATCACATAAATCTTGCATCAAATAATCACTAATATGATAAAAAGTATCTAATCCTCCAAGATCTGCAACTTCCAAAGGACCTAAACAAGCATATCTAAAGCCAAGACCATATTTCATCACATCATCTATACCTTCTTTAGATATAACACCTTGTTCTACTAGGAATAATGCTTCTCTTAAAACAGCAAACTGTATACGATTAGCAGCAAAACCTAAAACATCTTTTTGAACAATAACTGGTTTTTTATGAATATCTAAACTTAATTGATAGATTGTTTGGGCGACATCGTCTCTCGTATTATCACCCTTTATGATTTCAATTAATAAAATCAAATGACAAGGATTAAACCAATGCATCCCAATAAATCTTTCTGGTTTATTCACTGAACTAGCAAGTTCATTAATAGAAATACCTGATGTATTTGTAGCAAGTATACAATTCTCAGAGACAATTTGAGATATGTCTTTATAAAATGATTTTTTTATATCTACATTTTCTATAATGTTTTCAACAACCAAGTCACAATCTTTAAAACAATCTTTACTTGTGGTATATGATAAATAACTCATTATCTCTTGACCTTGTTGACTTGTGATTTCTTTTTCATCTATTAATATATCTATATTTTCACTGATACGTTTTTTAGCATTTTCTATAGCTTTATCACTCAAATCATAAATCATGACTTGATAATGAAATTGAGCAAAGATTTGTGCCATAGAATATCCCATAGTTCCTGCCCCAGCAATAACTATCTTATTTATATTCATACTTAAATCTCCATTTCTAATAATGCACTGCCTAAAGTTTTTCCATGCATATCAATAGCAAGAGATCTTGTGACTCGCCACCCAATGCATCTTCCATAACAAAATTCAAAGCTGCAATACTGTCAATTTCATATCTTGTGATTGTTCCATGAACAATGTCTTTAAAGTATTCTTTTAATTTTGTTGATGTGACATTTTCTTTAATATATTCATAATCTTTTTCATCATAAGCAATAACAGATATAACAGATATATTCCCTTTATCTCCTGTTCTTGAATGAGCAATTTCTTTTAGCTTCATGTTTACACCTCCAAATATCCTACTGTAATATGAAAATCTTCTACTGGCACTAAAATAGAAGCAATGCTGATAATATCTTTAATATTCTTAACTGCTCCTCCTCCACCAGATGGTCCATTAGTATATAATGCTTCGACTTCATTTCCTACCAATTCTGCTTGTTTGATATCTTTGACTCTTGCAGCAACTCTTAATCTAACTTCTGTTGGTGTATACTCATTAATACAGCTAGAAATACTATCTTTATATAGAGAATTCATTCCTATAAAATCAAATCTTACTTCTTCATATTTTAACCCAATCATTTCAAAACGATGTTCTAAAACTTCTTTAGCTAATTTTGCTTTAGCAAGTGCATTTAATCCACCATAACTGATTTGGCCTTCTCCAATATAGCAATCATGATATCCGACACTTGTTTTATAATATCCATTTGCTTTATGTCCAGTTGCATGACTAATTTGAACAACATCTTTTTCTAATTGATGTACCTGTACTTTAGAAAAATCGCAATAACATCTGGAGTAAAATATTCCTTAGGATTTTGAATTTCATATAAAGTTTGTTCTTTTACAGTTTCAGTAGTAACGATCCCCCTGTATTTGGTAATTTTGTTACAATAGCATCGCCACTTTCTTCAACTTCAATAATTGGGAAACCAAGATTCCAAAGTTCTGGAACATCTTTATATCCAGGATCAGCAAAATATCCACCTGTTACTTGTCCTGCGCACTCTAATAAATGTCCAATCCAAGTTCCTTTGCCAAGTTTTTCATAATCATCCATTGCCCAATTAAATTCATAGACAAGTGGTCCTAATGCAAGTGAAGGATCAGCCACACGACCTGTAATGATGATATCTGCACCATTATTCAATGCTTCAACAATTCCTTGAATACCAATATAACCATTAGCTGACAATATCTCTCCATCAATATCATTTAAAGTTTTTCCTGTTTCGATAACTTGATAATCAAGATATTTATTGAGTTTATCACCAATATCATCACCTTCAACATAAGCAATTTTAAGATGGCTCAAACCTTTTTCTTGAGCCATGGCTTGACATTTATATGCAGCTGCTTTTGGATTAGCTGCTCCCATATTTGTCACAACCTTAACTGAATGTTGTTTTAAAGCATCTAAGATTTTATCAAAACGATACTCAAATAAATCATTATATCCTAACTGAGAATCTTTTTGTTTTGCTTTTTGTGCTAAAGAAATTGTTCTTTCAGCTAAACATTCAAAAATAATATAATCAAGATTTCCTCTTTCTATTAAATCAATAGCTGGTTCAATTCTATCTCCAGCATATCCTGCTCCTGATCCAATTCTTATTTTTTTCATTTTTCTCCTCCTTGTATAAAAGTAAAACGTTCTACGTAAATAAGTATAACGTTTTATCATTAAAATTCAAGTCTTTTTTCAAAAAAAGTAAAACGTTCTACTTATTCGTTGAAAATTATAATTTTTTTTGTTATTATTAGTACAAGCAAGGAGTGACAATAATGGCAACTATTAAAGATGTAGCAAAATATGCGGGGGTCTCTATAAGTACAGTATCTATTATTTTAAACGGAAAAGCACAAGATAGAAAAATATCCTTAGATACTCAAGAAAAAGTGGCAAATGCTATAAAATCATTAAATTATCAACCAAATTTATCAGCAAAAAAATTACGTTCTTCGTCCGAAAGAAAAACAATTGCACTTTTTTGGACAACAGATTTTCGTGAAGTTATGTTAGCTCGTTTTTTAAATGGGCTACACAAACAAATAAATAAATTAGGATTAAATTTCGACATTGTAATTTATACATATCAAAACGATGAACTGTACAAAGAAACCGAATTACAAGGTTCATCATCTTTTCATGGTGCAATCATTGCTAATGCAAGCACCAAAGATCTTCAATTTTTAAAATCATTTATTCCACTCATTCCAATTGTTTTATACAATCGTGAAGCTGATAATTATAGTAGTGTTATTGTTAATGATAAAAAAATTGGAGAAATTGCTGCTAATCTTTGTTTACAATTCCAACAAATAGCACTAGTCAAAGCCCCATATGTTTTTAATGGAATGAAAATTAGAGATAATGCATTTATAGCTCACGTTTCATCAAATATTAAAATTTATAACGTTAATGACCAAAATATTGCAGACGGTTTCCAAATTGCAAAAGATATCGATTTTAAAAATATTGATGTTCTTTTTGTTCCAAGTAACAACATTGCTTATGGAATTATGCATTATTGTTACCTTAATAACATATCAATTCCTGATGATCTATCTCTTATTTGTGTTGGTAATGGTCTTCCTGAATATGACAACTACAGCAATCCTGCTTTAACAGTAATTGAAGTTCCTATGGAAAATATGGCAGCTCTTTGTCTTGAAATACTAACTCAACTATTTTATAACTCTAATGTTGTGAAAAAAGTGATTGAACCAAATTTAATCATAAGAAACTCTTTTAAAATGCTCATGGAGGACTAATACTAATGGGAAAAATACGTGCAAGTTTAGCTGCAGTTATAGATAGCGAAGAAGTCAATTCTACATATTATAGAATTGCTAAATATCTATTAAAAAACAATTATATCGTCAATCATGTTTCAATTGATGATGTTGCTAATAATTGCTATTGTGCAAAATCTACTGTAAGTCGTTTCGCACGACAAATTGGTTATGATAATTACTATGAATTGAATCAAGATTTATATGTTTCTACAACAAAAAGCCAAGATAAATATGACCGATATTTATTAGAAGATTTTAAAGATACAAAAGATTTATTTTTTAATGATTTGATAAACAGTATTATTAAATCAAAAGATTCTGTAACAGAATCTTCTGTCAACAAACTTGTTTTACTTATTAATAAATATGAAGAAATTGGAATATTTGGTAATTTACAATCTCAAACAATTGCTCAAAAATTTCAAAATGATATGGGTTTATCAAGAAAAATAATGACCTCATCTTTATTACCAGAACATCAAAAGACATATATAAAAGAAGCTGATAATAATACTCTTGTAATAATCATATCTTTTTCTGGTGACTATTTCAGACATTTTATTCATCATAATTTTTCAATAAAGCAACGTCCTTATTTTGTTTTAATTACTTGTAATGAAAAAATGAAGGATGCTAAATATTATGATGATGTCATTTTTTTAGCATGTAATGATAACTATGCCGCTAGAGCACATATTATAAGTTTTTATTTGAATTTAGTTGCAATTGAATACGCAAAAAAATTAAAATCAGCCATAAAATAATCTTATTACGGAATTTGCCATTATATATATTATAATATCCCATATCCAAAAATATGATTATTTTTTTGTTTATATTTTTTACTTCTACATTCATCATTACTATTACCTTCGATTGTATAAATATAATTATTATCAATTTTTTCTATTATACCTACATGATCAGGATCATTGTCATTGTTCCAATCAAAAAAGATTAAATCTCCTGATTTAGGTATATAATTTTTATCCTGCCATCTACCATTATCTTTGTACCATTTAATCCCATCTTCAACTCTTGAAAATTTAGGCACTGTGATATTCAGCTGGCCACTTTCATTTGCACACCACGATACAAAGCATGCACACCATTCAACATGGCTGTCAAATCCATACCATGACCAGTATGGTCTGCCTCCAATATTCCCAACCTGTGATTTTGCTACGGCAACAATATCACCATTTCCTAGATGATAATACTGAAGTACGTGTGCTACATAATTAGGATCACCATATACTTCTGTCTGTAATTCTGCTTTCTTTTGGTCTGAATAGACTTTGGCATTTGCTTTCGTATAGCCATCAAAATGTTCAATAGCCCATGTAATGTATCCTTTTCCAAAGTTATATCCCTGCAATGCAAGAGATATATTTTTTGTATCAGAAATACTATTGACTTTTGCTAAAGTAAGGCAATCTGAAAAATAATGAACTCCACAATCAATGGAATATTCAGCTTCTGTAATTCCATTAGGCTCTTTTGGATATTTCTTATTATATTCACACTCACTTGACTGCATTGGGTCATTACCTTTACCACCACTTTCCTGCATCATCACTGCCTGTAACAATGGTACATAATCCTCAATGTTATACTGTTTTGCATATTTCCTGATTGTTTCTTCATAAGCTATAACTTCTTCATTTAAAGGCATCAATGACGTATTAGTGCTTGAATCATCACCTAATACTGCAAAGATACCAATGAATAAAACAATCACAATAATAATCAGCATACCTGTTCCTAAACTGATTAGCTTGTGAAGTCCACCAACTGTTTTTTTTACAATACTACCTGCACTCTTTACTGCTTTAGCTGAATGTTTTACTTTACTCTTTATCGTAGATGAAGATGAACTTTTACCTTGAAATGACTGTTTATATTTTTTCAAATAAGAAGATTTCATCATTGACTGATGATTCCTACTAACAATCGAAGATAGATAATTTATATTTTTTGTTTTTCTTGATAATTTTATCTTTGAAAGAGGTTTACCTTTTATATTATCAAGGTTATTATTACCTGTTGCTTGTAGTTTTGGGTTAAATTCACTAATATGATCTACCTTGTTTTGTTGTCTTTGCTTGACTTTTGAACGATACAGTTTCTTGCCTCTATATACAGTTTGACTGGCTGTTATCTTTTCACTTTTGATAACATTATTTACTGCCTTTTGATGAGGTGTTTGATTATCTTGTAATTGTTCATTATCATCTTGCACAAATCTTTTATCCTTGAAAGAAATCTGCTTTTTATAATGTCTTAGATTTTGATGCCTATCCATCTTGTTAATACTCTGTACTTTTTCTTTATCCTTAATTTTGACTGACATTAACGTATCACCTGCTTTTCCTTAAGTTTTGTCTGATTAGGATATCTTAATTTCACTGATTCAATAAAATAAAAACCATATTCACTTGAAAACAAGTCATATGGTGTTGATTCCTGATAATCTTTTTTATATACATATCCATTATATAAATTATAAGCTAATAGTGTACATTGCATAGAACCAGTTGTTTGCCATGGTTGATTAATGCCACTCAATTTTATTCGATAATTTTGAAAATCATATAGGTCATGAATATGACTGCGGCAGTCCTTATCTATGCCTAATATATAAAATAATGCCTGATGATAAGTATCTTTAATTCCAACACTTTTTATTGTCTGCTGATAAAATTTTTGATGTTCTTGATTGATATACTTCATTTGTGGTCACCCTTTCTTTATAATCGCACATTTGTAAAAAAATATTTTAATATTAAAATGAACAACAAGGAGGCAAGACTATGAAAACTTTAAAAGATATTATTGATGAATTTATATGTGAATCAGACTATGAATGCAACATAACAAAGTATCCATACTATAAAAGTGTTATGAAAAAACAAAGTAAGGCTCAAAAAGATTTATTGAATGCTATACAAAATGGAGAAAGCAATGAAGTTATTGAAGA carries:
- a CDS encoding lysozyme family protein, producing MSVKIKDKEKVQSINKMDRHQNLRHYKKQISFKDKRFVQDDNEQLQDNQTPHQKAVNNVIKSEKITASQTVYRGKKLYRSKVKQRQQNKVDHISEFNPKLQATGNNNLDNIKGKPLSKIKLSRKTKNINYLSSIVSRNHQSMMKSSYLKKYKQSFQGKSSSSSTIKSKVKHSAKAVKSAGSIVKKTVGGLHKLISLGTGMLIIIVIVLFIGIFAVLGDDSSTNTSLMPLNEEVIAYEETIRKYAKQYNIEDYVPLLQAVMMQESGGKGNDPMQSSECEYNKKYPKEPNGITEAEYSIDCGVHYFSDCLTLAKVNSISDTKNISLALQGYNFGKGYITWAIEHFDGYTKANAKVYSDQKKAELQTEVYGDPNYVAHVLQYYHLGNGDIVAVAKSQVGNIGGRPYWSWYGFDSHVEWCACFVSWCANESGQLNITVPKFSRVEDGIKWYKDNGRWQDKNYIPKSGDLIFFDWNNDNDPDHVGIIEKIDNNYIYTIEGNSNDECRSKKYKQKNNHIFGYGIL
- a CDS encoding DUF6075 family protein, translating into MKYINQEHQKFYQQTIKSVGIKDTYHQALFYILGIDKDCRSHIHDLYDFQNYRIKLSGINQPWQTTGSMQCTLLAYNLYNGYVYKKDYQESTPYDLFSSEYGFYFIESVKLRYPNQTKLKEKQVIR
- a CDS encoding MurR/RpiR family transcriptional regulator, yielding MGKIRASLAAVIDSEEVNSTYYRIAKYLLKNNYIVNHVSIDDVANNCYCAKSTVSRFARQIGYDNYYELNQDLYVSTTKSQDKYDRYLLEDFKDTKDLFFNDLINSIIKSKDSVTESSVNKLVLLINKYEEIGIFGNLQSQTIAQKFQNDMGLSRKIMTSSLLPEHQKTYIKEADNNTLVIIISFSGDYFRHFIHHNFSIKQRPYFVLITCNEKMKDAKYYDDVIFLACNDNYAARAHIISFYLNLVAIEYAKKLKSAIK
- a CDS encoding AtuA-related protein codes for the protein MKLKEIAHSRTGDKGNISVISVIAYDEKDYEYIKENVTSTKLKEYFKDIVHGTITRYEIDSIAALNFVMEDALGGESQDLLLLICMEKL
- a CDS encoding 3-hydroxyacyl-CoA dehydrogenase family protein, coding for MNINKIVIAGAGTMGYSMAQIFAQFHYQVMIYDLSDKAIENAKKRISENIDILIDEKEITSQQGQEIMSYLSYTTSKDCFKDCDLVVENIIENVDIKKSFYKDISQIVSENCILATNTSGISINELASSVNKPERFIGMHWFNPCHLILLIEIIKGDNTRDDVAQTIYQLSLDIHKKPVIVQKDVLGFAANRIQFAVLREALFLVEQGVISKEGIDDVMKYGLGFRYACLGPLEVADLGGLDTFYHISDYLMQDLCDSHEIPRSLKEHFDKEEYGVKAKKGFYDYQDGKDLEVVQQRDEKLLKVFEALYK
- a CDS encoding LacI family DNA-binding transcriptional regulator is translated as MATIKDVAKYAGVSISTVSIILNGKAQDRKISLDTQEKVANAIKSLNYQPNLSAKKLRSSSERKTIALFWTTDFREVMLARFLNGLHKQINKLGLNFDIVIYTYQNDELYKETELQGSSSFHGAIIANASTKDLQFLKSFIPLIPIVLYNREADNYSSVIVNDKKIGEIAANLCLQFQQIALVKAPYVFNGMKIRDNAFIAHVSSNIKIYNVNDQNIADGFQIAKDIDFKNIDVLFVPSNNIAYGIMHYCYLNNISIPDDLSLICVGNGLPEYDNYSNPALTVIEVPMENMAALCLEILTQLFYNSNVVKKVIEPNLIIRNSFKMLMED
- a CDS encoding PTS sugar transporter subunit IIC, with product MFDKISEKMGILAAKLNGNKYLITIKDSFLSVIPLIIVGSIGTLFSSVVCSPTNGIAQFSGFEWLAQYAPLFDTVNYATMNILSILIAYYIGCNLAKHNGLEGNFEGLVSVCAFVCAAPTTITGMIGKESVVMSGIGVDVTNSKGLFVAMIIGMICIELYCKLSKFDKLKIKMPDSVPPNVSKSFSALIPTIIILFGVSIVSFTFNQLTGMYLSEAIYKLLAMPVTAAFQNPIGIVLCAMIGAIFWVCGLHGASIVNGVINPIVITALQTNADLVLANQAPTEIVTKPFWTMYVTMGGFGCTIGLLLAILIASKRTDDRSIAKLSFAPGLFGVNEPLIFGLPIVLNPTLAIPFILAPMICASIGYFATLIGFAAKAYIMIPWCLPPIVSGFLATGGHIGTVLTQIICIIVSTLIYLPFVKMRNKEI
- a CDS encoding nuclear transport factor 2 family protein, whose product is MNDIEQIEELIQRYKDSISTGNKENFYSVWSQIQHCSLISIDKYFEGIESIFKDFLQDTIHRIYNKIDLILEDIKINIVNNELAIIVFQYHTECIKSETLEEYGIKGIETQMIIKENNEWKILHIHYSKSGD